In the genome of Blastocatellia bacterium, one region contains:
- a CDS encoding isochorismatase family protein produces MARPIMPEKFYRFQTTEQLISKKVVIICDLINDLVGPPDGPKEQDCAIRIDPKMVATNGGVWQWFADLVTLGEGAAENILTIWRADSHSAENVDHYPHLKAFNPHAIEGHPGWDWSTELQPYVACGNSREYRANQSIMLLPDGNSPSPILDWINDHTNNAPYEQVEVFLAGVWTDYMIQLNAQALTAMGFRVRVIEPACMSQHSAKHHEAIRQMAAYGHAQIFKSNECLSNLATALGVEPRADALAYLESSKYPLLSRRHLELGRNFINTQNNGALEQAMRAAR; encoded by the coding sequence ATGGCTAGACCAATTATGCCAGAAAAATTTTATCGATTTCAAACTACAGAACAATTAATTAGTAAAAAAGTAGTAATTATTTGTGACTTGATTAATGATTTAGTAGGGCCACCAGATGGGCCAAAAGAGCAAGATTGCGCTATTCGTATTGATCCAAAAATGGTTGCTACAAATGGTGGAGTTTGGCAATGGTTCGCCGACCTGGTGACTTTAGGCGAAGGTGCAGCAGAAAATATTTTAACTATTTGGCGGGCTGATAGCCATTCAGCAGAAAATGTTGATCATTATCCACACTTAAAAGCTTTTAATCCTCATGCCATTGAAGGTCATCCCGGTTGGGATTGGTCTACGGAATTACAACCTTATGTTGCTTGTGGAAATTCTCGTGAATATCGAGCAAATCAGTCAATTATGTTGCTACCTGATGGAAATAGTCCTTCACCAATCTTAGATTGGATTAATGACCATACAAACAATGCCCCTTATGAACAAGTAGAAGTTTTTTTAGCAGGTGTTTGGACTGATTATATGATTCAGCTAAATGCCCAAGCTCTTACTGCAATGGGCTTTAGAGTACGAGTAATTGAGCCTGCTTGTATGTCTCAACATTCAGCTAAACATCATGAAGCTATTCGCCAAATGGCTGCTTATGGACATGCCCAAATTTTTAAGAGTAATGAATGTTTATCAAATCTAGCTACTGCACTTGGTGTAGAGCCTCGTGCAGATGCTCTAGCCTATTTGGAAAGCTCTAAATATCCATTACTTAGCCGACGACACTTAGAACTAGGCCGGAATTTTATTAATACCCAAAATAATGGTGCTTTAGAACAAGCTATGCGTGCTGCTAGATAA
- a CDS encoding Hsp70 family protein: MQNGQKMIAITIGNSEARAAVYENGQVCLIPLEEGEYSIPSAVLLHRLREIGKYAYLYSGTDPNLLVTNINRLLGRKYSELQSEIANLAFSLSNDNNRVRINDWINNSYTPIELYAMLLRKIYKAAEQYLKQPINQAVIAVAGSFDDFQRRSIRNAAESVFKQVKLINEPTAAVLAMSQGQLATGQEFMTVDLGAGKCEVAIVSRQNNQKLRIKAITGDTRLGSNDIDYLIFDQLAKDFQARYQQPLISDSPMARHEVLMAIKTAKHELSINEKAEINVPFVNFDCFGQPLHLQAIITEQQLMQLCGSLLTRIKQLINSCLMEAERPNLDKVFLLGGGTKLPLLLIL; this comes from the coding sequence ATGCAAAACGGGCAAAAGATGATTGCAATTACAATAGGAAACTCTGAGGCTCGTGCTGCTGTGTATGAAAATGGGCAAGTATGTTTAATTCCTTTGGAAGAAGGAGAATACTCAATACCTAGTGCAGTTTTACTACATCGGTTAAGAGAAATAGGTAAGTATGCGTATCTTTATTCTGGGACAGATCCAAACTTATTAGTAACAAATATTAATAGATTATTAGGGCGAAAATATTCAGAACTTCAGTCAGAAATAGCTAATTTAGCTTTTAGCCTTTCCAATGATAATAATAGAGTGCGTATAAATGATTGGATTAACAATAGTTATACTCCAATAGAACTTTATGCAATGTTGCTAAGAAAAATATATAAAGCCGCTGAACAATACTTAAAACAGCCTATAAACCAAGCTGTAATTGCTGTTGCTGGTAGTTTTGATGACTTTCAACGTCGTAGTATTAGAAATGCTGCTGAAAGTGTATTTAAGCAAGTAAAATTAATTAATGAACCTACTGCGGCTGTATTAGCAATGAGTCAAGGCCAACTTGCTACAGGTCAAGAGTTTATGACTGTAGATCTAGGGGCTGGTAAATGTGAAGTAGCTATAGTTAGTCGTCAAAATAATCAAAAACTGCGAATAAAAGCTATTACTGGAGATACTCGTTTAGGTAGTAATGATATTGATTATTTAATTTTTGACCAGCTAGCAAAAGATTTTCAAGCTCGTTATCAGCAACCTTTAATAAGTGATTCTCCTATGGCACGCCATGAAGTGTTAATGGCTATAAAGACAGCTAAACACGAGTTAAGCATAAATGAAAAAGCAGAAATTAACGTTCCCTTTGTAAATTTTGACTGTTTTGGTCAACCTTTGCATCTGCAAGCTATTATAACAGAGCAACAACTAATGCAGCTTTGCGGCAGCTTACTGACTAGGATTAAACAATTAATTAATAGCTGCTTGATGGAAGCTGAACGTCCAAATTTAGATAAGGTGTTTCTTTTAGGTGGTGGGACAAAACTCCCATTATTGTTAATACTATAA
- the aceE gene encoding pyruvate dehydrogenase (acetyl-transferring), homodimeric type, protein MYFDEFKHQLPDIDPQETKEWLDALEQVVLAEGVDRARFLMRKLMKKSRLMQVGLPPLVQTPYINTISPEQETPFPGDEKMELRIRRMIRWNAAVMVLRANKNFPGIGGHLSTYASSASLYEVGFNHFFKGKDNGESGDQVFYQGHAAPGIYARAFLEGRLTDAHLQNFRREVGGAGLCSYPHPRLMPEFWEFPTVSMGLGPINAIYQARFNRYLQARGIKDTSNSKVWAFLGDGETDEPEALGALSVANREGLDNLVFVVNCNLQRLDGLVRGNGKIIQELEAVFRGAGWNVIKVVWGREWDDLLAQDVDGLLLNQMNETLDGQFQKYSVEPGSYVREHFFGVDPRLLKLVEHLSDDELLKLRRGGHDYRKLYAAYHAAANHKGGPTVILAKTVKGWTLGESAEARNTTHQTKKLSETDLRKFRDRLELPIPDSELKDLPPFYHPGMQSEEIQYLLERRRQLNGSIPKRVVRAKPVSLPKADIYQEFYQEVKQEVSTTTAFVRVLRKLLDDPEIGDRIVPIIPDEARTFGMDFLFKKIGIYAALGQRYDPVDSALLLSYNEKKDGQLLEEGITEAGSVASFTAAGTAYATHGESMIPFYMFYSMFGFQRTGDGIWAFADMRGRGFLIGGTAGRTTLMGEGLQHDDGHSHILASVVPSILTYDPAFHYEMAVIVKDGLRRMYQNQEDIFYYITAYNENYAMPAMPEGVEEDIIKGIYLFRKGDSKKKNRVQLFGSGTILREAIKAADILAQEHDVAADVWSVTSYLELRREALATETWNEENNDDRKPYITQLLEVTTGPVIAATDYMKALPDMIARWVPNKFRSLGTDGFGLSDTRESLREHFHVDANSIVKAALSMLKRKSGRQAAKG, encoded by the coding sequence ATGTATTTTGATGAATTTAAGCATCAGCTTCCAGATATAGATCCACAAGAAACCAAAGAATGGTTAGACGCTCTAGAACAAGTAGTTTTAGCCGAAGGTGTTGATCGTGCGCGGTTTTTGATGCGCAAATTGATGAAAAAATCCCGCTTAATGCAGGTTGGATTACCACCTCTGGTACAAACACCATATATCAATACTATTTCTCCTGAGCAAGAAACTCCGTTTCCTGGAGATGAAAAAATGGAATTGCGCATTCGTCGAATGATTCGATGGAATGCTGCGGTTATGGTATTAAGAGCTAACAAAAATTTTCCTGGCATTGGAGGCCATCTTTCCACTTATGCTTCATCTGCTAGCTTATATGAAGTTGGTTTTAACCATTTCTTTAAAGGTAAAGATAATGGGGAAAGCGGCGACCAAGTTTTTTATCAAGGCCATGCAGCACCAGGAATTTATGCCCGTGCATTTTTAGAAGGACGTTTAACAGATGCACATTTGCAAAATTTTCGACGTGAAGTTGGAGGCGCAGGACTTTGTTCCTATCCACATCCTAGATTAATGCCAGAATTTTGGGAATTCCCTACAGTATCAATGGGACTTGGCCCAATTAATGCAATTTATCAAGCTCGCTTTAACCGATATTTGCAAGCTCGTGGTATTAAAGATACTTCTAATTCAAAGGTTTGGGCATTTCTTGGAGATGGTGAAACGGACGAACCAGAAGCACTTGGAGCTTTGTCTGTTGCTAATCGTGAGGGATTAGACAATTTAGTTTTTGTTGTAAATTGTAATTTACAACGCTTAGATGGCCTAGTACGTGGTAATGGGAAAATTATACAAGAACTTGAAGCCGTTTTTCGTGGTGCTGGTTGGAATGTTATTAAAGTTGTTTGGGGGCGGGAATGGGATGATTTACTTGCTCAAGACGTAGATGGGCTACTGTTAAATCAAATGAATGAAACTTTAGATGGACAATTCCAAAAATATTCTGTTGAACCAGGTTCTTATGTTCGAGAGCATTTCTTTGGAGTAGACCCTAGATTACTAAAACTAGTTGAGCATCTAAGCGATGATGAATTATTAAAACTACGTCGTGGAGGTCATGACTACCGCAAGCTTTATGCTGCTTATCATGCAGCAGCTAATCATAAGGGCGGGCCAACTGTAATACTTGCTAAAACTGTTAAGGGTTGGACATTAGGAGAAAGTGCTGAAGCACGTAATACTACCCATCAGACTAAAAAACTTAGCGAAACAGATTTACGCAAATTCCGAGATCGTTTAGAGCTACCAATTCCTGATAGCGAACTAAAAGACCTACCACCTTTTTATCATCCTGGAATGCAAAGCGAAGAAATCCAATATTTACTTGAACGCCGCCGTCAACTTAATGGGTCTATACCAAAAAGAGTTGTAAGAGCTAAACCTGTTAGTTTACCCAAAGCGGATATATATCAAGAATTTTATCAAGAAGTTAAACAAGAAGTTTCTACAACTACAGCTTTTGTAAGAGTATTACGTAAGCTTTTAGATGATCCAGAAATTGGAGATAGAATTGTACCAATTATTCCAGATGAGGCTCGTACTTTTGGTATGGATTTTCTATTTAAGAAAATAGGAATTTATGCGGCACTTGGACAACGTTATGATCCTGTAGATTCAGCATTATTACTTAGCTATAATGAAAAGAAAGATGGTCAATTACTTGAGGAAGGAATTACTGAAGCTGGATCAGTCGCTTCATTTACTGCTGCTGGAACTGCTTATGCAACGCATGGCGAAAGCATGATTCCTTTCTATATGTTTTACTCAATGTTTGGTTTTCAACGTACTGGTGATGGAATTTGGGCTTTTGCTGATATGCGTGGGCGTGGGTTTTTAATTGGTGGCACGGCTGGACGTACTACTTTGATGGGTGAAGGCTTGCAACACGATGATGGACATAGCCATATTTTAGCTTCTGTTGTTCCTAGCATTCTGACTTATGACCCAGCATTTCATTATGAAATGGCGGTGATTGTTAAAGATGGACTAAGAAGAATGTATCAAAACCAAGAAGATATTTTCTACTATATCACTGCTTATAATGAAAACTACGCAATGCCCGCAATGCCTGAAGGGGTAGAAGAAGACATAATCAAAGGTATTTATTTATTTAGAAAAGGTGATAGCAAGAAGAAAAATAGAGTTCAACTTTTTGGTAGCGGTACAATTCTAAGAGAAGCTATAAAGGCTGCTGATATTTTAGCTCAAGAACATGATGTTGCTGCTGATGTTTGGAGTGTTACTAGTTACCTAGAACTGCGCCGAGAGGCTTTAGCTACTGAAACTTGGAATGAAGAAAATAATGATGATCGTAAACCCTATATTACTCAGCTTTTAGAAGTAACCACCGGCCCAGTAATTGCTGCAACTGATTATATGAAAGCTCTACCAGATATGATTGCTCGTTGGGTGCCTAATAAATTCCGTAGCCTTGGAACAGATGGTTTTGGGTTAAGTGATACTAGGGAATCCCTAAGAGAGCATTTTCACGTAGATGCTAACTCAATTGTTAAAGCAGCCTTGTCTATGTTAAAGCGTAAGTCTGGCCGACAAGCTGCAAAAGGCTAG
- a CDS encoding ThiF family adenylyltransferase, translating into MPAMLDQNNTLELFSRIKPIVGDALFNKQIMFVGDFKDPALMEYFVSCGVTKYSQLFVEQKLDSSKELFFSTAEKLSDRLELNIQTKIVSQAQEQDTDLIIATGDYQTYLLVKKLVVKYQKTAIFYLLINSSGLVFFLLPNRLAELPKSLFDEAFSQQDYDFLAKLHLNNIIANYAKGLLLAKTKYIREDIENIVNNHECLLVGHLSWPWTVQILEIEALPSLLRNLLVHKQTINSSSLRGKTCLIVGLGSLGSVVAENLAQLGANLILVDGETVEATNPIRQIYRLDQVAMPKVVACVKQLTNCLKINGDFDNEQKFFTYGKAISAENDSILALEQLIDKYSPDIAILATGTATDRIISQTLREKEIPQIIVSCYARARFFEAIVIANKTSPCFGCIRGHLYLGATKFHSRTMRSLC; encoded by the coding sequence ATGCCCGCTATGTTAGACCAAAATAACACTTTAGAGCTTTTTTCTAGAATTAAGCCTATTGTTGGAGATGCCCTGTTTAATAAACAAATAATGTTTGTAGGTGATTTTAAAGATCCGGCTTTGATGGAATATTTTGTTTCCTGTGGTGTTACTAAGTATAGTCAGCTATTTGTTGAGCAAAAGCTTGATAGTTCAAAAGAGTTATTTTTTAGCACAGCAGAAAAATTATCTGATCGCCTAGAGTTAAATATCCAAACCAAAATTGTTTCTCAGGCACAAGAGCAAGATACAGATTTAATAATAGCTACAGGGGACTATCAAACTTATTTACTAGTAAAAAAACTAGTGGTAAAATACCAAAAAACAGCAATTTTTTACCTCCTAATTAATAGTAGTGGCTTAGTATTTTTTCTACTACCAAATAGACTAGCTGAATTGCCAAAGTCCTTATTTGACGAAGCATTTAGCCAGCAAGATTATGATTTTTTAGCTAAACTTCACTTGAATAATATAATAGCAAATTATGCTAAAGGATTATTATTAGCTAAAACAAAATACATTCGAGAAGATATTGAAAATATAGTAAATAACCATGAGTGTTTATTAGTAGGACATTTAAGTTGGCCTTGGACAGTGCAAATATTAGAAATAGAAGCTTTACCCAGTTTGCTAAGAAATTTATTAGTGCATAAACAAACAATAAATAGCTCTAGTTTAAGAGGGAAAACTTGTTTAATTGTTGGCTTAGGTAGTTTAGGAAGTGTTGTTGCAGAAAATTTAGCTCAACTTGGAGCAAATTTAATTTTAGTTGATGGTGAAACAGTAGAAGCAACTAATCCAATCCGTCAAATTTACCGACTAGATCAAGTAGCTATGCCTAAAGTAGTTGCTTGTGTAAAACAATTAACAAATTGCTTAAAAATAAATGGTGATTTTGATAACGAACAAAAGTTTTTTACCTATGGAAAAGCTATTTCAGCAGAAAATGATAGTATCTTAGCATTAGAACAGTTAATAGATAAGTATTCTCCAGATATTGCAATTCTTGCTACAGGAACTGCAACAGATCGCATTATTTCTCAAACCTTACGAGAAAAAGAAATTCCACAAATAATAGTAAGTTGTTACGCTAGAGCTAGGTTTTTTGAAGCAATTGTTATTGCTAATAAAACGTCGCCTTGTTTTGGCTGCATTAGAGGACACCTTTATTTAGGTGCAACCAAGTTTCACTCCAGAACAATGCGCTCGCTATGTTAG
- a CDS encoding Hsp70 family protein, whose translation MIVNTITNTVRQTPIVARNSDELAVRGAALYGAYLLGQARVLGIEDVTAHSLGITTYTGTMGFVLKRQAVIPALNTKRFLTVQNNQTAVQIEVREGEERTANSNKLIGKFDLPLPANLPRNSPIDVTIGKDDDGIILVRAQDCGSGRVREISITYDL comes from the coding sequence ATTATTGTTAATACTATAACTAATACAGTTAGACAAACACCCATAGTAGCAAGAAATTCTGATGAGTTAGCTGTTAGAGGAGCAGCACTTTATGGAGCTTATTTACTTGGACAAGCTAGAGTGTTGGGAATTGAGGATGTTACTGCTCATTCTTTAGGTATTACAACTTATACTGGAACAATGGGTTTTGTCCTAAAACGACAAGCTGTTATTCCAGCACTAAATACAAAAAGATTTTTAACTGTACAAAATAACCAAACTGCTGTGCAAATAGAAGTCCGTGAAGGTGAAGAACGAACAGCTAATAGCAACAAGTTAATAGGCAAATTTGATTTACCTTTACCCGCAAATTTACCTCGTAATTCTCCTATAGATGTAACTATTGGTAAAGATGACGACGGAATTATTTTAGTACGCGCTCAAGATTGTGGTAGCGGGAGAGTGCGAGAAATTTCAATTACTTATGATTTATAA
- a CDS encoding serine/threonine protein kinase: MRLCPKCNAQYSSDQAICPIDATALVDSSGKTAQVADPMIGRMIADKYRVEKLLGRGGMGAVYEGQHLLLDRRVAIKVLQQNMANDEQAASRFIREAKASARIEHSNAVTIYDFGVLQEGSAYLVMEFIKGRSLRQVLIDRVPVRPDQIIDWMIQVCNVVEVAHAQGIIHRDLKPENVMLKESADGSLMVKVVDFGLAKITSDSGEKASVNLTKPGEVLGTPHYMAPEYYEGEVIDKRADVYAIGIMIYEMFCGDTPFTGTVQSIIGGHLLRIHCQLLNLTHPSPCTRCCSTKSLKEKTR, encoded by the coding sequence ATGAGACTTTGTCCAAAGTGTAATGCACAGTACAGTAGTGACCAGGCTATTTGTCCAATAGATGCAACTGCATTAGTTGATTCTAGCGGAAAAACTGCTCAAGTGGCTGATCCAATGATTGGGCGTATGATTGCTGATAAATACCGTGTTGAAAAATTATTAGGGCGCGGAGGAATGGGAGCAGTTTATGAAGGCCAACATTTACTGCTAGATCGACGTGTAGCTATAAAAGTTTTACAACAAAATATGGCTAATGATGAACAAGCTGCTAGTCGATTTATTCGTGAAGCAAAAGCTAGTGCAAGAATAGAACATTCTAATGCTGTAACAATTTATGACTTTGGCGTTTTGCAAGAAGGCAGTGCTTATTTAGTAATGGAATTTATTAAGGGTCGCTCACTACGTCAAGTTTTGATTGATAGAGTACCTGTTAGACCAGATCAAATAATTGATTGGATGATTCAAGTTTGTAATGTTGTAGAAGTAGCACACGCACAAGGAATCATACATCGTGATCTTAAACCAGAAAATGTAATGCTAAAAGAATCTGCTGATGGTTCTTTGATGGTTAAAGTCGTAGATTTTGGGCTAGCTAAAATAACCTCTGATTCAGGTGAAAAAGCTAGCGTTAATCTAACTAAACCAGGCGAAGTATTAGGTACTCCTCATTATATGGCACCAGAATATTATGAAGGTGAAGTAATAGATAAACGTGCAGATGTTTATGCTATTGGAATTATGATTTATGAAATGTTTTGTGGTGATACTCCATTTACTGGGACGGTACAAAGCATTATTGGGGGACATCTTTTAAGGATCCACTGCCAATTATTAAATCTAACCCATCCATCCCCCTGTACTAGATGCTGTAGTACAAAAAGCCTTAAAGAAAAAACGAGATGA